The Solirubrobacterales bacterium nucleotide sequence GTGCCGTTCAACACCGAGGACAGAGTCTTGGCCATGGGTTCTAGTCCTGACTTGCCTCGACCCGGTCCCTCACGCTTTCCCCGTGGTTTGGCAGCAGGGCCTGACGGGTGTGGGCGGCGTAGACCCGGGTCGGGGCGCCCGGCAGGACCAGTGAGGCGAGGGTGCGCAGGCCGTAAGTCCAGGCGGTGAGAACGCGGACCGTCATCGCGGCCGCCCGGGAGTGGTGCTTTCGCATGTAGAGATCCCGGTTGCGATGGAACTCGACGATTCGGGGCATTCCGGCCGAAAAGTCGGTGGCAAGCTGATCGTGATGGACCGCCTCGGCCGCCGGCACGTAGAGCGAGTGCCAGCCGGCGTCGGCCAGCCGCCGGGCGAAGTCACACTCGTCCACGTAGACGAAGAAGTCCGGATCCATGTAGCCGACCTCCGCTGCCGCCTCGCGACGGACCATCAGGCAGGAGGACTGGACCCAGTCGACCCGGCGGGTTTCCTCGCCGTGGCTCTGGACGGTGATCCGACGGTGCAGAAAGAGGGCGCCGACCACGGCGCTCCCGACCCCCGGGAAACGCCAGGCGCAGGCGTACGGGTTGCCGTCGCCGTCAAACAGCTGGGCCCCGGCCGATCCCGCCTGCGGGTCGGTTTCGAGTGCCTCGAACAGGGACTCGACCGTCCCGACCCGGATCTCGGAATCCTCGTTCAGCAGCAGGCAGTACC carries:
- a CDS encoding glycosyltransferase family 2 protein, which codes for MNTGLPPTPTDQEAAAGSSRQGDPPDLTYCIVNNDGRDFLIACLEAIREHHPARLSREILVLDNHSADGSAEAARETSPEADVIELTAKQGKAANDSLLMERARGRYCLLLNEDSEIRVGTVESLFEALETDPQAGSAGAQLFDGDGNPYACAWRFPGVGSAVVGALFLHRRITVQSHGEETRRVDWVQSSCLMVRREAAAEVGYMDPDFFVYVDECDFARRLADAGWHSLYVPAAEAVHHDQLATDFSAGMPRIVEFHRNRDLYMRKHHSRAAAMTVRVLTAWTYGLRTLASLVLPGAPTRVYAAHTRQALLPNHGESVRDRVEASQD